One Candidatus Acidiferrales bacterium genomic window, GACGTTGGTGTAAAGCCCGCCGCGGGGCGTGAATTCTCCGCGGACAATGCACCACGCAGGTTTCGCTGCGGAAACGATATCGCGAAGCATGCGATTGACGGCGTTCTCGTAGAAAATTCCTAAATCGCGATATGCAAGGAGATACATCTTGAGCGCCTTAAGTTCGAGGCAGACTTTGCGCGGCTGATATCGAATCGTGATCGTGCCGTAGTCAGGCAGTCCGGTTTTCGGGCAAACAGAAGTGTATTCAGGAAAACGGATAGTGATCTCGTAGCCGAGGAAATGATTTGGCCAGGTTTCGAGCGTGGGAAGTTTGGCGTCGATTCCGGCCCGAGCGTGCGCAGCGGTGTAATCAGGCATGCGTGCCTCCAGGCGCCATTCTACAACGAGCGAGGAATTGCGCGGAGCGGCACGGACTAAATGCACTGCTGTGGAGGCGACAAAACGCGGCCTCACGGATGCAACGAAGGAGTTTCACCTGCCCCCGGGGTGGCTGGTGCTTTGTCGCGAAGGCTCATGCTTTTGACGATCACGTAGAGCACGGGGATAAAAAGCAAATTGAGCGAGGTGGCGAAAATCATGCCGCCAAAGACTGTCGAGCCCACCGATTTGCGCCCAGCCGCGCCGGCACCAGTGGCCAGTACGAGGGGCAACACGCCCAATAGAAATGCGAATGACGTCATCAAGATGGGCCGGAGGCGAATGCGCGCCGCTTCAATCGCCGCCTCGTAAAGGTCCATGCCTCTTTCTCGCAGTTGCTCAGCGAACTCGACAATGAGGATCGCGTTCTTGCTGGAAAGGCCGATGAGCATCACCAGCCCGATCTGGCAATACACATCGTTGATGTTTCCACGCAAGGATTGGAAAAGTAAGGCGCCGAGCAAGGCCATGGGCACAGCCATCAGTACGATGAACGGCAGGGTAAAACTCTCGTACTGCGCTGCAAGCGTGAGATAAACGACAAGCAAACCGAGTCCGAAAAGCGCAGCAGCCTTGCTGCCGGACTGAATTTCTTCCAGCGAGAGGCCCGACCACTCGTAGGACATCCCACGCGGCAAGACTTTCGCGGCAAGATTTTGCATCTCGTCGATGGCATCGCCGGAACTGCGACCTGCCGCAGCCGACCCGTCGATTTCGGCCGAACGGAAAAGATTATAGTGAGTGATTACTTGTGGGCTGGCCGTTTGCGTGATGCT contains:
- the queF gene encoding preQ(1) synthase, which codes for MPDYTAAHARAGIDAKLPTLETWPNHFLGYEITIRFPEYTSVCPKTGLPDYGTITIRYQPRKVCLELKALKMYLLAYRDLGIFYENAVNRMLRDIVSAAKPAWCIVRGEFTPRGGLYTNVEARWPQRHTPRLRS